Genomic DNA from Candidatus Glassbacteria bacterium:
CAAGAAGCTTTACGAGGCGGCCGAGGAGATCAGCGAGAAGGTGGCGAACTCCGATTCGGACGCGCGGAAGGTGTACGATTCGTACAAGAAGTTCCGCGACGGCGTGCGGAAGTGGCACAACATCAACGAAGTGTCCTACCAGGAAGCGCTGAAGACCGTCGGCGCGATCTAGTTCCATCCTCGCTCCCTTTTCGGGAGAGCGGTGGAGCCATATCTGGTAGCGACGCCATTACCACGGCGGGGCCCTTTGTCCCCGCCGTTTTTTTTTGCCTGGATGGGGAAACTGGGGTGAATTCCGCCCAGCAGGGTGGAATCCCGGCCTCGGCACAGGGTGACGGCGGAAGGCGATTGGAGCACGAGGAAATCCAGGCCGTCCCCGGCGCAACCGGGCAGGCGCCACCTGAAAGGAAATTCCCGGAGGCCTGGAACGCGGATGGGGAGCAGCGGACTCAGGCCGTCATATGCACTGACTGCTGAAGACCAGGCAGGGGAGCCAGAGCACCAGTTTCGGGAAGAACACAACGATCACCAGCCCGATCAATTGCAGCGTCACGAACGGTACGATGCCCTTGTAGATGTGGGCCGTCGTGACGCCGGGCGGGCAGACGCTCTTGAGGTAAAAAAGCGCGTAGCCAAATGGGGGGGTGAGAAAGGAAGTTTGCAGGTTGACGGCAATCAGAATCGCGAACCAGACCGGATTGAACCCGTAGTAGACCATCAGCGGGGTCAGCACGGGCACGTGGATGAAGGTGATCTCGATGAAATCCAGGAAAAACCCGGCCAGGAACAACGTCATCATCACGATGGCCAGCACGCCCCACTTGCTCAATTCCAAGGCCGTAATGAATTCCCGGATCAGGTCGTCGCCACCCAGCCCCCGGAAGGTGAGCCCGAAGGTCTGCGCGCCCACCAGAATGATGAATACCATGGAGGTAAGGCGCACGGTGGTGCGCATCACTCCGGTGATCATCTCCATGGAGAATTTCCGGTTCCACATCACCAGCAGCATCGCCGCGCTGGCGCCCACGGCCGCGGCTTCGGTGGGCGAGGCGATTCCGGCGAAGATGGAGCCCAGCACGGCCATCATCAGCGCCAGGGGAGGAAACAGGGAATGCATCACGCGGCGCAACAATTCCACCCGGGTGATGGCGTCCAACTCCTCTACGGGAATGGGCGGTGCGGAGACCGGGTGCAGGAAACCAATGACAAGGATGTAGCTCAGGTATAGCCCCACCAGCACCAGACCGGGGAGGACGGCCCCCATGAACAGGTCACCCACGGAGATGTTCATAATGTCCGCCAGCACCACCAACACGATGGAAGGCGGAATGATCTGGCCCAGCGTGCCCGAGGCGGCGATGGTGCCGGCGGCCAGTTCCGGCGAGTAGTTGCGCCGCAGCATGGTCGGCAGCGCCAGCAGGCCCATGGTGACCGTTGTGGCGCCGACGATGCCGGTGGAGGCGGCCAGCAGCGCGCCCACGACCGTCACGGAAATGGCCAGCCCGCCCCGCAGCCGCCCGAACAGCAAGGCCATGGTGTCCAACAGTTCCTCGGCCAACCCCGAGCGTTCCAGGGTCACCCCCATGAACACGAACAGGGGCACCGCCACCAGGGTGAAGTTGGTCATCACCCCCCAGATGCGCAGGGGCAGCAGATTGAAGAAATTCAGCCCGAAACCCAGCCAGCCGAAAAGGAGCGCCAGGGCGCCGATGGTGAACGCGACCGGGTAGCCGATCAGCAGCAGCCCGAAGAGGGCTACGAACATCCAGGCCGGCAGGAATTCCATGAACCAGCCGGGAAGGATTTCATACATCATTACGGTTTTACTCCCTGGTAGGGCGTCCGCGTCCTGTTTAAGGCCGCTGGGATGGGTGATTGAGAGCGCATTGGGTGGAATTACCGGGATTCTTCGCTGATTCTCCTGGAGCGGGCGGCAATGCTGTCCCCCCGCAGGGCCTCGGGCGGATCGCCCATCAATTCCCGTATTTTCTTGTACACATTGACCATGCCCTGCAAGCCGAGCAGGAGAAAGCCCAATGGGATGAAGGCCTTCAAAACATAGT
This window encodes:
- a CDS encoding TRAP transporter large permease subunit, which codes for MEFLPAWMFVALFGLLLIGYPVAFTIGALALLFGWLGFGLNFFNLLPLRIWGVMTNFTLVAVPLFVFMGVTLERSGLAEELLDTMALLFGRLRGGLAISVTVVGALLAASTGIVGATTVTMGLLALPTMLRRNYSPELAAGTIAASGTLGQIIPPSIVLVVLADIMNISVGDLFMGAVLPGLVLVGLYLSYILVIGFLHPVSAPPIPVEELDAITRVELLRRVMHSLFPPLALMMAVLGSIFAGIASPTEAAAVGASAAMLLVMWNRKFSMEMITGVMRTTVRLTSMVFIILVGAQTFGLTFRGLGGDDLIREFITALELSKWGVLAIVMMTLFLAGFFLDFIEITFIHVPVLTPLMVYYGFNPVWFAILIAVNLQTSFLTPPFGYALFYLKSVCPPGVTTAHIYKGIVPFVTLQLIGLVIVVFFPKLVLWLPCLVFSSQCI